The following coding sequences are from one Bradyrhizobium sp. 200 window:
- a CDS encoding LysR family transcriptional regulator — MPRTRDGSDMDWDKLKVFHAAAEAGSFTHAGEQLGLSQSAVSRQVSALEQELAVSLFHRHARGLILTEQGDLLFRTAHDVFMQLQAARAKLTDSRERPSGDLKITTPPALGINWLIPRLDEFTALYPDIRISLIVTDEDLDLSMREADVAIRTRKPTQPDLIQRKLFSIGFHAYCSPEYIKRFGTPRTLDDLDSHRIIMLGDAQVPPHLQNRSWLIDAGRNGSGPREAYFKVNNILGLVRACQQGLGIAALPDYLVEENNRLVQLFGESDSIQLDTYFVYPEELKTVARVQVFRDFVVSKAQRWPS, encoded by the coding sequence ATGCCCAGAACGCGAGACGGATCAGATATGGATTGGGACAAGCTGAAAGTCTTTCACGCGGCTGCAGAGGCGGGAAGCTTCACCCACGCCGGCGAACAGCTCGGGCTTTCGCAATCGGCGGTATCGCGGCAGGTCAGCGCGCTGGAGCAGGAGCTTGCGGTGTCGCTGTTTCACCGCCACGCCCGCGGGCTGATCCTCACCGAACAGGGCGACCTGCTGTTCCGCACCGCGCATGACGTGTTCATGCAGTTGCAGGCGGCGCGCGCGAAATTGACCGACAGCCGCGAGCGGCCGAGCGGTGACCTCAAGATCACCACGCCGCCGGCGCTCGGTATCAACTGGCTGATCCCGCGGCTCGACGAGTTCACAGCGCTCTATCCGGATATCCGCATCTCGCTGATCGTCACCGACGAGGATCTCGATCTGTCGATGCGCGAGGCTGACGTCGCGATCCGGACCCGCAAGCCGACCCAGCCGGACCTGATCCAGCGCAAGCTGTTCTCGATCGGCTTCCACGCCTATTGCTCGCCCGAATACATCAAGCGCTTCGGCACGCCGCGCACCCTCGACGACCTCGACTCGCACCGCATCATCATGCTCGGCGATGCGCAGGTTCCGCCGCATCTGCAGAACCGGAGCTGGCTGATCGACGCCGGCCGCAACGGCTCGGGCCCGCGCGAAGCCTATTTTAAGGTGAACAACATCTTAGGGCTGGTCCGCGCCTGCCAGCAGGGGCTCGGCATCGCCGCGCTGCCGGACTATCTGGTCGAGGAAAACAACCGCCTGGTCCAGCTCTTCGGCGAGTCCGACTCGATCCAGCTCGACACCTACTTCGTCTATCCCGAAGAGCTGAAGACAGTGGCGCGGGTGCAAGTGTTTCGCGATTTCGTGGTCAGCAAGGCGCAGCGCTGGCCGTCCTAG
- the dapA gene encoding 4-hydroxy-tetrahydrodipicolinate synthase, whose product MTTSTNDLASRLQGLWLPLITPFRDGELDEASLRRLVRHYAAGPVDGFILAATSGEGMSLRADELERLATVTQSELSGSGRHLPILLGLSGASTAKMLDALDETAAWPIDGYLMASPYYIRPSQRGLVQHFTALADHASWPIALYNIPYRTGVSLTNETLLTLAEHPNIVGMKDCGADRAQSIDFLSRRPPGFRVLTGEDALYHEALADGADGAILLSAHLETEAFASVRTLVKQGDRAGALACWKAISGLTRLLFAEPSPAPAKYWLARSGLIDSAEVRLPMVEVSAELAALLDEEIERRRPQLLRRA is encoded by the coding sequence ATGACTACCTCGACCAACGATCTGGCAAGCCGCCTGCAGGGCCTGTGGCTGCCGCTCATCACGCCGTTTCGCGACGGCGAACTCGACGAGGCATCGCTGCGCCGGCTCGTCAGGCACTATGCGGCCGGACCGGTCGACGGCTTCATTCTCGCGGCCACGTCGGGCGAGGGCATGTCGCTCCGCGCGGACGAGCTTGAGCGGCTGGCGACGGTGACGCAGAGCGAGTTGTCCGGCAGCGGGCGCCACCTGCCGATCCTGCTGGGCCTGTCCGGCGCCTCCACCGCGAAGATGCTGGACGCACTGGACGAGACGGCAGCCTGGCCGATCGACGGCTATCTGATGGCGAGCCCCTATTACATCCGCCCCTCGCAGCGCGGCCTGGTGCAGCATTTCACCGCGCTCGCCGATCACGCCTCGTGGCCGATCGCGCTCTACAACATCCCCTACCGAACCGGCGTCAGCCTCACCAACGAGACGCTGCTTACGCTCGCCGAACATCCGAACATCGTCGGCATGAAGGATTGCGGCGCCGACCGCGCGCAGTCGATCGACTTCTTAAGCCGGCGCCCACCCGGCTTTCGCGTTCTGACCGGCGAGGACGCACTGTATCACGAAGCGCTCGCCGACGGCGCCGACGGGGCGATCCTGCTGTCGGCGCATCTGGAGACCGAAGCGTTCGCCTCGGTGCGGACACTTGTGAAGCAAGGCGATCGCGCCGGCGCGCTGGCGTGCTGGAAGGCCATTTCCGGACTGACCCGGCTGTTGTTCGCCGAGCCGAGCCCGGCGCCCGCCAAATATTGGCTGGCGCGCAGCGGGCTGATCGACAGCGCCGAGGTTCGCCTGCCGATGGTGGAAGTGAGCGCGGAGCTGGCGGCGTTGCTGGACGAGGAAATCGAGCGGCGCAGGCCACAGCTTTTGCGTCGGGCGTAG
- a CDS encoding ParA family protein, which yields MNVIVFASRKGGSGKSTLAAHLAAHVHKATKPILLVDADPQGSLTLWHKLRGTNEPPIKAAVNSVSGIVAAAKRDGIEWVFIDTPPNLSAVVDDAIRNATMVIIPARPGVFDVNAVQETIQTCRAARKPYAVVVNGAPAERDGAESRIVTIAREALAKFRAPVWSGQITNRADLIMALSQGEGAREYYAEGRAAAEISRLWGAIERSIKAIRGTASASGAMHKQAA from the coding sequence ATGAACGTCATAGTTTTCGCTTCGCGTAAGGGGGGGTCGGGAAAAAGTACCCTGGCTGCTCATCTCGCTGCCCATGTTCACAAGGCAACGAAACCCATTCTGCTGGTCGATGCCGATCCGCAGGGATCGCTTACTCTCTGGCACAAATTGCGCGGCACCAACGAGCCGCCGATCAAGGCTGCGGTGAATTCCGTCAGCGGCATCGTCGCTGCCGCCAAGCGCGACGGCATCGAATGGGTATTCATCGACACGCCGCCGAATCTTTCGGCCGTCGTCGACGACGCGATCCGTAATGCAACGATGGTGATCATTCCGGCGCGGCCCGGCGTGTTCGACGTCAACGCGGTGCAGGAGACGATTCAGACCTGCCGTGCGGCGCGCAAGCCCTACGCAGTCGTGGTCAACGGCGCCCCTGCCGAGCGCGACGGCGCCGAAAGCCGCATCGTCACCATCGCACGCGAAGCGCTGGCGAAATTCCGCGCGCCGGTGTGGAGCGGCCAGATCACCAACCGCGCCGATCTGATCATGGCGCTGAGCCAGGGCGAAGGCGCCCGCGAATATTACGCGGAAGGCCGCGCTGCGGCCGAGATCTCCAGGCTGTGGGGCGCGATCGAACGTTCGATCAAGGCGATCCGCGGAACGGCGTCGGCATCGGGCGCCATGCACAAGCAGGCGGCGTAA
- a CDS encoding phasin, whose protein sequence is MTSSTDPFSASIIPFEVPEQMRALAEKGVSQARDSYAKFKDAAETHNGTIEAVFTTASKGASEYNAKLIEFFKANTSSSLDFAQELFGVKTPAAALELWTAHAKKQYETFSAQAKELAELGQKVATETVEPIKASASKLYKPAA, encoded by the coding sequence GTGACCAGTTCCACCGATCCCTTCTCTGCCTCCATCATCCCCTTCGAAGTCCCCGAGCAGATGCGCGCGCTTGCTGAAAAAGGCGTTTCGCAGGCTCGCGACAGCTACGCCAAGTTCAAGGATGCTGCCGAAACCCATAACGGCACCATTGAGGCCGTGTTCACCACGGCCAGCAAGGGCGCCAGCGAATACAACGCCAAGCTGATCGAGTTCTTCAAGGCCAACACCTCGTCCTCGCTCGATTTCGCGCAGGAGCTGTTCGGCGTAAAGACGCCGGCCGCAGCCCTCGAGCTGTGGACCGCGCACGCCAAGAAGCAGTACGAGACCTTCTCGGCGCAAGCCAAGGAGCTCGCCGAGCTCGGCCAGAAGGTCGCGACCGAGACCGTCGAGCCGATCAAGGCTTCCGCCTCGAAGCTCTACAAGCCGGCCGCCTGA
- a CDS encoding phasin family protein, producing MSDAVQDRFEIPKEMRSMAEASFEQARKTFEKFAASAQATADTIEERNATVRAGAKDVSSKAIGYAEKNVQASLDHAQSLLKAKDLPDVMRLHAEYVQAQMRTLAEQASEMGQLVGKAAMDAAKPKA from the coding sequence ATGAGCGATGCTGTGCAAGACCGTTTCGAGATACCCAAGGAAATGCGATCGATGGCGGAAGCGAGCTTCGAGCAGGCCCGCAAGACCTTCGAGAAATTCGCCGCCTCCGCGCAGGCCACCGCCGATACCATCGAGGAGCGCAATGCCACGGTTCGCGCGGGCGCCAAGGATGTCAGCAGCAAGGCCATCGGCTATGCCGAGAAGAACGTGCAGGCCTCGCTCGATCACGCGCAATCCCTGCTGAAAGCCAAGGATCTGCCCGATGTGATGCGGCTGCACGCCGAATATGTGCAGGCGCAGATGCGCACGCTGGCGGAGCAGGCCAGCGAAATGGGCCAGCTCGTCGGCAAGGCCGCCATGGACGCGGCGAAGCCGAAAGCCTGA
- a CDS encoding PAS domain-containing protein, producing the protein MTDAEFQWRAHSNPRLAAYAASRLPAWLWTADGKRILWANPAGARMFGAASAAALAEKTFGPADRHRRQIARLAGRLLANGAIRLERLQGFGAAPGMLATCGCSRFDFPDGSHGVLIAAGNIAQIAPRLAQTQPDDEAQPAAASSEPVLSEPVFSEPIPQPGAPAMPVMEQPAAPQPAPDDEPPAPSGEAPAGFALFDAFAEPAAEEPPAAETMARAPPPPAPPPAFEAFADRARRLPLRFTWQMDREGSFTLGSDKFLGLMGPRTTAAFGRPWREIAATFGLDPTGRMMQAFATGTTWSGITLNWPVDGGGTLPVELSGLPVFDGARNFLGYRGFGVCRDFDALARLAALRLAELSGEMVTPQEPSAAPSAEPTSVASASSDELPEPIAAKISAAEPSAEETFAAEPSYQKDLETPVEPPKEAAEESVQEVVKDTLTEATELPADATANILPFRVPGEAKLLSLTPVENNAFDELARQLSARLETENGNEAAPNATGQTIFEPLAAPPAREAAGAPPEWLASPEPPAHGETARDKALLDLLPVGILIYRLDRLLYANPAFLTQMGYPSLHALEDAGGLDALYVEPGASNASSTSDTGRPVTISAGGPADADAPSSAADARLYTISWNGDSALALIFSGTLHERAAIAAAIARAEPEVSEATVSELPEPDVSEPSDVGHANAEELAAILDTTAEGILMFDAEGNIHAANRSAEALFGHDGDELAQRNLADLFAPESRHGVFEYLAGIKTSGVASLLDHGREVLGRESKGGIIPLSMTMGRTRADGPNFFAVFRDLSPIKKTESELREARRLAERAATAKADVLARISHEVRTPLNAIIGFSEVMIGERFGALGNERYLEYLKDIRASGERVIAIVNDLLDLSRIETGKLDLAFTNQNLNELVESCVAVMQPQANRERIIIRTSLAHMLPPVIADARALRQITLNLIGNSIHLANTGGQVIVSTALSDFGEVMLRVRDTGHGLNDNEVAAALQPFRTHAPSDRAESSAVSLSLTKALVEANRAKFQIKTGGRSGTLIEIVFPHAVARA; encoded by the coding sequence ATGACGGATGCCGAATTTCAGTGGCGGGCGCACAGCAATCCGCGCTTGGCGGCCTATGCGGCGAGCCGCCTGCCCGCGTGGCTGTGGACCGCAGACGGCAAGCGGATCCTGTGGGCCAATCCGGCCGGCGCCCGCATGTTCGGCGCGGCCAGCGCCGCAGCTCTTGCCGAAAAAACCTTCGGACCGGCCGACCGGCACCGCCGGCAGATCGCGCGGCTCGCAGGCCGCCTGCTCGCCAACGGCGCCATCCGGCTGGAGCGCCTGCAGGGATTTGGCGCGGCGCCCGGGATGCTTGCGACCTGCGGCTGTTCGCGGTTCGACTTTCCCGATGGCAGCCACGGCGTTCTGATCGCCGCCGGCAACATCGCGCAGATTGCGCCGCGACTGGCGCAAACGCAGCCCGATGACGAGGCGCAGCCAGCCGCCGCATCATCAGAGCCAGTTTTGTCAGAGCCGGTCTTCTCGGAGCCAATCCCGCAGCCGGGCGCGCCCGCCATGCCCGTCATGGAGCAACCGGCCGCGCCGCAACCGGCTCCCGATGACGAGCCGCCAGCGCCATCGGGCGAAGCGCCGGCCGGGTTTGCGCTGTTCGATGCGTTTGCCGAGCCTGCTGCCGAGGAGCCGCCCGCGGCCGAAACCATGGCGCGCGCGCCGCCTCCGCCCGCGCCGCCCCCTGCCTTCGAAGCGTTTGCCGACCGGGCGCGGCGCCTGCCGCTGCGCTTCACCTGGCAGATGGACCGTGAAGGCAGCTTCACGCTCGGCAGCGACAAATTCCTGGGCCTGATGGGCCCGCGCACCACGGCCGCTTTCGGCCGGCCATGGCGCGAGATCGCCGCGACCTTCGGGCTGGATCCGACCGGCCGGATGATGCAGGCATTTGCGACCGGCACCACCTGGAGCGGCATCACGCTGAACTGGCCGGTGGACGGCGGCGGCACCTTGCCCGTCGAACTGTCGGGCCTGCCGGTCTTCGACGGGGCGCGAAATTTTCTGGGCTATCGCGGCTTCGGCGTCTGCCGCGATTTCGATGCGCTGGCGCGGCTCGCCGCCCTGCGCCTGGCGGAATTGTCCGGTGAGATGGTGACGCCGCAAGAACCGTCCGCTGCGCCATCTGCCGAGCCGACCAGCGTTGCATCGGCCTCGTCAGACGAGTTGCCTGAACCGATTGCTGCCAAGATTTCCGCTGCAGAGCCTTCTGCTGAAGAGACTTTTGCTGCAGAGCCTTCATATCAAAAAGATTTGGAAACGCCCGTGGAACCTCCCAAGGAAGCCGCAGAGGAAAGCGTCCAGGAAGTCGTCAAGGACACGCTGACGGAAGCGACGGAATTGCCGGCGGACGCTACCGCAAACATCCTGCCGTTCCGCGTCCCGGGCGAAGCGAAGCTGCTATCGCTGACGCCGGTTGAAAACAACGCCTTCGACGAGCTCGCGCGACAATTGTCAGCGCGGCTCGAAACCGAGAACGGCAATGAGGCGGCGCCGAACGCCACCGGCCAAACCATCTTCGAACCGCTGGCTGCACCGCCTGCGCGCGAAGCCGCCGGCGCGCCGCCGGAATGGCTGGCGTCGCCCGAGCCGCCGGCGCACGGCGAAACGGCGCGCGACAAGGCGCTGCTCGATTTGCTGCCGGTCGGCATCCTGATCTACCGGCTCGACCGGCTGCTATATGCCAACCCGGCTTTCCTGACGCAGATGGGTTATCCGAGCCTGCACGCCCTGGAAGACGCCGGCGGCCTCGACGCGCTCTATGTCGAACCCGGCGCGTCCAACGCTTCCTCGACGTCGGACACCGGCAGGCCGGTGACGATTTCCGCAGGCGGACCTGCGGACGCCGATGCGCCGTCGTCGGCCGCTGATGCCCGCCTCTACACGATTTCATGGAACGGCGATTCCGCCCTCGCCTTGATCTTCTCGGGCACGCTGCATGAGCGCGCAGCGATTGCGGCCGCCATCGCGCGAGCCGAACCTGAGGTATCGGAGGCCACCGTCTCCGAACTGCCGGAGCCTGACGTCTCCGAACCGTCTGATGTCGGCCATGCCAACGCCGAAGAACTCGCCGCCATCCTCGACACCACGGCCGAAGGCATCCTGATGTTCGATGCCGAGGGCAACATCCATGCGGCCAACCGCAGCGCCGAGGCGCTGTTCGGCCATGACGGCGATGAACTGGCGCAACGCAATCTCGCCGATCTGTTTGCGCCCGAAAGCCGGCACGGCGTGTTCGAATATCTCGCCGGCATCAAGACGTCCGGCGTCGCCAGCCTGCTCGATCACGGCCGCGAGGTGCTGGGCCGCGAAAGCAAGGGCGGCATCATCCCGCTGTCGATGACCATGGGCCGCACCCGGGCCGACGGGCCGAATTTCTTCGCGGTGTTCCGCGATCTCTCGCCAATCAAAAAGACCGAGAGCGAATTGCGCGAGGCGCGGCGGCTGGCCGAACGCGCCGCCACTGCCAAGGCCGACGTGCTGGCGCGGATCAGCCACGAGGTGCGGACGCCGCTGAACGCGATCATCGGCTTTTCCGAAGTGATGATCGGCGAGCGTTTCGGCGCGCTCGGCAACGAGCGCTACCTCGAATACTTGAAGGACATCCGCGCCTCCGGCGAACGCGTGATCGCCATCGTCAACGACCTGCTCGACCTTAGCAGGATCGAAACCGGCAAGCTGGACCTCGCCTTCACCAACCAGAACCTCAACGAATTGGTCGAGAGCTGCGTTGCGGTGATGCAGCCGCAGGCCAATCGCGAGCGTATCATCATCCGCACGTCGCTTGCGCACATGTTGCCGCCGGTGATCGCCGACGCACGGGCCTTGCGCCAGATCACGCTGAACCTGATCGGCAATTCGATCCATCTCGCCAATACCGGCGGCCAGGTCATCGTCTCGACCGCGCTGTCCGATTTCGGCGAGGTGATGCTGCGGGTCCGCGACACCGGCCATGGCCTCAACGACAATGAGGTTGCCGCCGCGCTGCAGCCGTTCCGGACGCATGCGCCGTCGGATCGGGCCGAGAGTTCGGCCGTCAGCCTGTCGCTGACCAAGGCGCTCGTCGAAGCCAACCGCGCCAAATTCCAGATCAAGACCGGCGGCCGTTCCGGCACGCTGATCGAGATCGTGTTTCCGCACGCGGTCGCGCGGGCCTGA
- a CDS encoding glutathione S-transferase family protein, with product MPENVQSGQETHRSSNRKMRLLSGPLSMFGAKVQIAAHEKNIDFELVMVPFTMKEGYAPKHPEVLRINPKRQVPVLIDGDLEIFDSTQIFEYLEDIKPHPALWPATTAARAWSRRLEHESDEIYFPHIIKLMQLGKTPLDPAAEPARAGAAAFYRTMESVLDDREFLGGAYSFADIAFYMAQLFGARWGADMTSETPRLLQWRHRMTARPAVIKVVEPMADYLRGQGLSVPAFLPSKAT from the coding sequence ATGCCCGAGAACGTTCAATCCGGCCAGGAAACGCATCGAAGCAGCAATCGCAAAATGCGGCTGCTCTCCGGCCCCCTGAGTATGTTCGGCGCAAAGGTCCAGATCGCTGCGCACGAGAAGAACATCGATTTCGAACTGGTCATGGTCCCCTTCACCATGAAGGAGGGTTACGCGCCAAAGCATCCGGAAGTCCTGCGCATCAATCCCAAGCGGCAGGTCCCGGTGCTGATCGACGGTGACCTCGAGATCTTCGATTCCACCCAGATCTTCGAGTATCTTGAAGACATCAAGCCGCATCCAGCGCTGTGGCCTGCGACTACTGCGGCACGGGCCTGGTCTCGCCGGCTGGAGCATGAATCGGATGAGATCTATTTCCCTCATATCATCAAATTGATGCAGCTCGGGAAAACGCCGCTCGATCCGGCCGCGGAGCCCGCGCGCGCGGGCGCTGCCGCTTTTTATCGGACAATGGAGAGCGTGCTTGATGACCGCGAGTTTCTCGGCGGCGCGTATTCCTTTGCCGATATCGCCTTCTATATGGCCCAGCTCTTCGGCGCGCGCTGGGGCGCCGACATGACCAGCGAAACGCCGAGACTTCTGCAATGGCGGCACCGCATGACGGCAAGGCCGGCGGTCATCAAGGTGGTCGAACCGATGGCCGATTACTTGCGCGGCCAGGGCCTCAGCGTTCCGGCGTTTCTTCCGTCAAAAGCGACGTGA
- a CDS encoding tripartite tricarboxylate transporter substrate binding protein, with the protein MPFHTRLFGAVVALTLAAGSPALSQQLELKIMAPAAPGGGWDQTARSMQQALVAAKIARSVQVTNVAGAGGSVGIAQFVNGAKGDGNQMMVNGFVMVGALAMNKSPVTLEQVTPIARLTEEIQVIVVPANSPIKTAQDLAAAVKADIAKVTFAGGSAGGVDHVMAALFAGAIGADAKKVNYIPFSGGGESLAAILGGKVTAGISGLSEYEGQIKSGKLRALGVTSEKRIPGSDIPTFKEQGIDLVIANWRSVVAPPGITPEQRKTLSDTIEKMVKSDAWKDILKQKGWEDAYLGGDAFADFLKKETTRVTDVLKSVGLVKS; encoded by the coding sequence ATGCCGTTTCACACGCGCCTGTTCGGCGCGGTCGTCGCGTTGACACTTGCAGCAGGCAGCCCTGCCCTTTCACAGCAGCTCGAGCTCAAGATCATGGCGCCCGCAGCGCCCGGCGGCGGATGGGATCAGACGGCGCGGTCGATGCAGCAGGCGCTGGTCGCCGCCAAGATCGCCCGCAGCGTCCAGGTCACCAACGTGGCAGGCGCCGGCGGCAGCGTCGGCATCGCGCAATTCGTCAACGGCGCCAAGGGCGACGGCAACCAGATGATGGTGAACGGCTTCGTCATGGTGGGCGCGCTCGCCATGAACAAATCGCCGGTGACGCTCGAACAGGTGACGCCGATTGCGCGCCTCACCGAGGAGATCCAGGTGATCGTGGTGCCGGCGAATTCGCCGATCAAGACGGCGCAGGATCTTGCCGCTGCCGTGAAGGCCGACATCGCCAAGGTAACCTTTGCCGGCGGCTCGGCCGGCGGCGTCGACCATGTGATGGCCGCGTTGTTTGCCGGTGCGATCGGCGCCGACGCCAAGAAGGTCAACTACATTCCATTTTCCGGAGGCGGCGAGTCGCTGGCGGCCATTCTTGGCGGCAAGGTCACCGCGGGCATTTCGGGGCTGAGCGAATATGAAGGCCAGATCAAGTCCGGCAAGCTGCGCGCGCTCGGCGTGACCTCGGAGAAGCGCATCCCAGGCAGCGACATTCCGACCTTCAAGGAACAGGGCATCGACCTCGTGATAGCCAACTGGCGCTCGGTGGTCGCGCCTCCCGGCATCACGCCGGAGCAGCGCAAAACGCTGAGCGATACGATCGAGAAGATGGTCAAGTCGGACGCCTGGAAGGACATCCTCAAGCAGAAGGGCTGGGAGGATGCCTATCTCGGCGGCGATGCGTTCGCCGACTTCCTGAAGAAGGAAACGACGCGCGTCACCGACGTCTTGAAGTCGGTCGGCCTCGTCAAATCATGA
- a CDS encoding tripartite tricarboxylate transporter TctB family protein, with product MTDLPQGPAPRRVDRAGLVIAAALAALAAVLVWDSRQLPATSMYGMGPEVMPVVIAIGLGLLAIGNLIDALRGNLPPRESADPKAVLLILGGLALLIAIIGLGGGFILATSALFVATSAAFGRRAILADSAIALVMSTLIYLAFDRLLTLSLPTGPLERLL from the coding sequence ATGACGGACCTTCCGCAGGGGCCGGCGCCGCGGCGGGTCGATCGTGCGGGCCTGGTCATTGCCGCGGCACTCGCAGCGCTTGCCGCGGTGCTGGTGTGGGACTCAAGGCAGTTGCCGGCCACCTCGATGTACGGCATGGGGCCCGAGGTGATGCCGGTCGTGATCGCGATCGGGCTCGGCCTGCTTGCGATCGGCAATCTGATCGACGCGCTGCGCGGCAACCTGCCGCCGCGCGAGAGCGCGGACCCCAAGGCTGTGCTTCTGATCCTCGGCGGGCTCGCGCTCTTGATCGCCATCATCGGCCTCGGCGGCGGCTTCATCCTTGCGACCTCGGCATTGTTCGTCGCCACCTCGGCAGCCTTCGGACGGCGCGCCATTCTCGCCGACTCCGCCATCGCGCTTGTCATGAGCACCCTGATCTATCTCGCGTTCGATCGGCTGCTGACGTTGAGCCTGCCCACCGGGCCCCTGGAAAGACTGCTGTAA
- a CDS encoding tripartite tricarboxylate transporter permease yields METFAALAHGMAVAVQPMNLLYALVGVFLGTAVGVLPGIGPALTVALLLPVTYKLDPGGSLIMFAGIYYGGMYGGSTTAILINTPGESASMATALEGNKMAKAGRGGPALATAAIGSFVAGTIATIGLAFLAPWLVDFAVRFGPEDYFALMCVAFVTVSATFGDSPIRGLTSLFIGLTLGLIGIDKLTGQARLAFGIPELLDGVEVTTLAVGLFAVGEALYVASRRHHAEEKIEPVRGSLWMTKLDWKRSWKPWLRGTMFGFPIGALPAGGAEIPTFLSYSTEKRLTKHPEEFGKGAIEGVAGPEAANNASAAGTLVPLLTLGLPTSATAAMMLAGFQQYGLNPGPLLFAERPDLVWGLIASLFIANVMLLVLNLPLVGLWVKLLAIPQPWLYAGILVFATMGTIAAKPSVVELSMLAGFGVLGFLMRRFDFPIAPVVVGLILGPIAESQLRRALAISLGDPLVLLQSPMSATLLGIALIALVAPFVLKGLDRFRASED; encoded by the coding sequence ATGGAAACTTTCGCCGCGCTCGCGCATGGCATGGCTGTCGCCGTGCAGCCGATGAATCTGCTCTACGCGCTGGTCGGCGTGTTCCTCGGCACAGCCGTGGGCGTGCTGCCCGGCATCGGCCCGGCGCTCACGGTCGCGCTGCTGCTGCCGGTGACCTACAAGCTCGATCCCGGCGGCTCGCTGATCATGTTCGCCGGAATCTATTACGGCGGCATGTATGGCGGATCGACCACCGCCATCCTCATCAACACGCCCGGTGAGAGCGCGTCGATGGCGACCGCGCTCGAAGGCAACAAGATGGCCAAGGCCGGCCGCGGCGGGCCGGCGCTGGCAACCGCTGCGATTGGCTCGTTCGTCGCGGGCACCATCGCCACCATCGGCCTTGCCTTTCTGGCGCCGTGGCTGGTCGATTTCGCGGTGCGCTTCGGGCCTGAGGATTATTTCGCGCTGATGTGCGTCGCCTTTGTCACGGTATCGGCGACCTTCGGAGATTCGCCGATCCGCGGACTGACCAGCCTGTTCATCGGGCTGACGCTCGGGCTGATCGGTATCGACAAGCTCACCGGACAGGCCCGGCTCGCGTTCGGCATTCCCGAACTGCTCGACGGCGTCGAGGTGACGACGCTGGCGGTCGGCCTGTTCGCCGTCGGCGAAGCGCTCTACGTCGCCTCGCGCCGCCATCACGCCGAGGAGAAGATCGAGCCGGTGCGCGGCTCGTTGTGGATGACGAAACTGGACTGGAAGCGGTCGTGGAAACCGTGGCTGCGCGGGACGATGTTCGGCTTTCCGATCGGCGCACTGCCGGCCGGCGGCGCGGAAATTCCAACATTCCTGTCCTACTCGACCGAGAAGCGGCTGACGAAACATCCGGAGGAATTCGGCAAGGGCGCCATCGAAGGCGTCGCCGGGCCGGAAGCCGCCAACAACGCCTCCGCGGCCGGTACGCTCGTGCCGTTGCTGACGCTGGGCCTTCCGACCTCGGCCACGGCTGCGATGATGCTGGCCGGCTTTCAGCAATACGGCCTGAACCCCGGACCGCTGCTGTTTGCCGAGCGGCCAGACCTGGTCTGGGGCCTGATCGCCAGCCTCTTCATCGCCAATGTCATGCTGCTGGTTCTCAACCTGCCGCTGGTCGGCCTGTGGGTGAAGCTGCTCGCGATCCCGCAGCCGTGGCTCTACGCCGGCATTCTCGTGTTCGCGACCATGGGCACGATTGCGGCAAAGCCATCGGTCGTCGAGCTGTCGATGCTGGCAGGCTTCGGCGTGCTGGGCTTCCTGATGCGCCGGTTCGATTTTCCGATCGCGCCCGTCGTCGTCGGTCTCATCTTAGGGCCCATCGCCGAAAGCCAGTTGCGCCGGGCGCTCGCCATCAGTTTGGGCGATCCGCTGGTGCTGCTGCAGAGCCCGATGTCCGCCACGCTGCTCGGCATTGCGCTGATCGCGCTGGTGGCGCCGTTCGTGCTGAAGGGACTCGACCGGTTCAGGGCGAGCGAGGATTAG